The Treponema sp. OMZ 790 genome includes the window GTAGGTGTCAAAGAATGCAGGACGGTGCAGTTTAAATCCGATATGTTTAAAATAGCGCCAACCCGCCTCTTTTTCTTTTTCTGTAGGTTCTTTAATTCCAATTTCTTTAGAACCTCCTGCATAAGCTGCCGATGCAACAAGCAAGAATACAACAGCTGCCGTAAAAATTTTGTAAAATTTCTTCATGCAAATCCTCCTCTAATTGAAATGCTTCTTTAAGTATATATGTTTAGCTGTAAATTTGCAAGTGGAATATTGGGTTTTGTAGTGGTAAATATATCATAATTTTATCTTTTAAATCCGCCTATATCTAAGCTCAAGTATTTTAGAGCTTTTGCCTTATCGTTATCTTTTATGGCATAAATTATGTTCTCATGGTGAGAGCTAAAAGTCTTTTTTGTTATTTCTTCCCATTTTCCCCTATAGTTTTGAATAAAAAATCGGGTCATTTTTTTCATTGTATGCTCCAAACTGAATAAAGCATGAGAATTATTATGTAGTTTGAATAAGCCTATATGAAATACGGAGTTATTTTGCCACTCACTTACAGCATTTGTGTTGCTCAATTTTCTAGTATGGTCCAGTAAATGGTTTAATATGGCATGATCACAGGCAGCTACATCTTTCCAGTTTTTTTCCAAAAAACCGCATTCCAGCACTAATCGATAATTTAACATTTCTATTAAATCTTCTTTTTTGAGAGTTATCAGCTCATATCCATATCTTGGGATACTCTTAAAGACATTTTCACTGCAAAGTTCTATCAAAGCATCTCTTATTGGGGCTCTGCTTATTTTTAGATATTTCTCTAGGTCAGATAGATTAATAATATCTCCCGGAGTGATTGTATTTTCCATGACTAAATCATAAATTTTTACATAAGCATTTTGCTTTAATGATGTTTTCATTGTTTTTAACTTATCGTTTATCATATTTTACCTTAAGTGAACTAATTTAGAGGTTTTAATTATTACCGCCGATTAGTATATCATATTTTGCCCAATAAAGGCAATTATCACAATAATCATTTGTAAATATATTTTTGAATATTCATAGTCAGTAGAAATAAAATTTTAACTTATTATTTTTTAAAATTTAAAAAAAATAAAAAAAATAAAATATTTTGCTTGACAGTTTTTAAATTCGTATGATATATTGGTAATATATTAGTGGTATTTTATAAACATAATTAGAGGAGGCTGTTTTATGGAAACTATGAATTTAGGGTTTATTTCATTAATCCCCACAATTGTGATGTTTGTATTTGTTTTTTGGACTAAGAGGATGATTCTGTCGTTTACGGCAGCAACTCTTGTGGGTGCGGTTCTGATTGGAGGTTTGAATTTTCCATCAGTGTGGTTGGATCAACTTCAGGCTGCATGGGCCGCCGGAACATGCGGATACCTAATTATAATGCTTTCACTATTCGGTATATTAATCAAGCTTTTGGATGTATCCGGTTATGCTCTTGAATTTGCAAATTGGTTAGGAAAATATGCAAACACCCGCAAGAAAGCTATGATTATCACTTTTATTCTTGGATGGTTGATATTTGTCGATGATTATTTAAATAATATGGCTGTATCGACCGCAATGAAAAAAATTTGTGATAAACATCGAATCCCGCGTACTTTATTCGGTTTTTTGGTAAACTGTACGGCGGCTCCGGTTTGTGTTTTGATTCCTGTTTCGACTTGGGCTGTTTTTTATGCCGGTTTATTTGAGGAGAACGGTGTGACGGTAAATGGTACCGGATTAGGTGCTTATATTTCCGGCATGCCGTTTTTATTTTATCCTGTCCTACTGTTATTAATTTGTTTTTTAATAATAATCGGTGTTTTCCCTTTAATCGGTATTACAAAGAAAGATAATGAATTAGCCATGAAAACAGGCATAGTTTGTTCAAAAGAAGAAAATCTTGAAGGTAAAGAATTATATGCAGATGATTCCACCGGTTCTGATACTATGATCAAAAATAATCCTTTAAAATTTTTCTTTACTATGGTCGTTATCGTTACCGTAACATTGATAACTCAAAATGTTATGGTTGCCTGTATGGGAGCTATTGCAACTGTTGTTGTGATAATACTTATTGAAAAAAAATTACAACTTACAGAAATTTTTACCAACGCTTTTGAAGGTATAGCGAGTATGCTGATGGTTGATGTTACGATTGCGCTTGCTTTAACTCTTGTTGAAATAAATAAAGTTACAGGTATGACCGGTTATGTTATAGATGTTCTTACACCTCTTTTAAACGGATCAATATTTGCTGCAATCGTCTTTGCATTTTGCGGGGCCTATGTATTTTTTGCCGGAGGTTTCTGGGATGGTTCCATGATTTTTGCTCCTATTGTAGTTCCTATTGCTGTAGCATTGGGTGTTAATCCTATTCTGTCTTGTATGGCATTGGTTTGTGCTGCCACCCTTGGAAGTACGACCTTTGTCGCGGGCGATGCTATTATGATTACTTCCGGTGCTATTGAAATAAAACCGTATTATCAAATGCTGGGAACTTTTCCATATGCTTTGATAAGTTATATTTTGACGACTATCTGTTTTGTGATTGCCGGATTTATTATTGGGTAGCAGGGAATATGAGTATCGCAGATAAAATTTTTTTAAGTAATGCCGTATTTACCGGAGACGGTAAGTTACCGTTTCCGGGCGGAGTTGCCATAAAAGAAAATAAAATTCTTGCTGTAGGAAATAGGACTGATATTCTTTCTTATTGCGGAGCTGACACAAAAAAATATGAGTTTGGTGATTGTCTCATAATGCCCGGTATCTGCGATGCTCATGGTCATTATTCCATGGGCGCTTTATATGACAGTAAGTATTTTATCAATGATATATTGTATTCTCATTCAGAACAAGAATGTGTGGCCATGATAAAATCTTTTGCAGATGCTCATCCTGAATATGACAGCATCATCGGCCAAGGTTGGTTTCCTGCAAATTGGAATGATGCCGAATTGCCTACAAAAATGTCATTGGACGAAATTGTTCCTGAGCGTCCTGTATATCTTGCATCCGCCGATGCTCATACAGGCTGGTTGAATAGTAAGGCTTTGGATGAATTGGGTATAGACAGAAATGATTTGGAATATGGCAAAAATATTGTACTTTTACCTAATGGAGAACCCAGCGGAATTTTGAGAGAGAGTGCATGGTTTCGTTTGGCTTCAAGTAAAACTTTTGTACCTGCGGATTCAATCAGTGAAGAAGTTAATAGAGATTTGATGCATAGACTTGCAAGAGTAGGTATCACAACTTTCTGTGATGTATCAGGAATTTTACCTGGTGTAAAATATGATACTTTGGAAGATATGGATAAAGCTGATGAATTAATTGTAAGGATAAATTTGAACCCATCCATTGGGCTTGATATGGGGCAGCAGGAAATCAATGCACTTAGAAAAAAGTATAACTCGGATAAACTTAGAGTTACCGGCTTGAAAGGAGTTATAGACGGTGTAACTTCTACATATACAGGATATTTGCTTGAGCCTTATTCTGATAGACCTGGTACTAGAGGATTTATAAACGATACGGAAACCTATTATGAACAATGTATTATTAATGCAAATAAATACGGTTTGGGTGTGAGACTTCATTGTATTGCCGACGGGTCTGTAAGATTTGCTTTGGATTGTTTTGAAAAATCCAATAGAATAAATAATAACAGTCGTATTCGTAATTCGATAGAACATATCGAGAATATACATCCTGACGATATTGCAAGGTTTCAGCAGTTAGGTGTTACGGCTTCAATGCAGCCTCGCCATCTTGCTCTTGATGCAAATGAAAAGATTGTACGTCTGGGTAAAGAAAGATGCAAATGGGAATGGCCGTGCCGATCTATTTTGGAATCCGGAGGTATAATTGCCTTGGGCACTGATTATCCTGTTGTTGATTTTAATCCTTTTGAAACTATATATTACGCAGTTACACGGCATGGATATGATAGAAAACCCACTGGTATTAATCCTTCGGAAAAATTAACAATGTCACAGACCTTAAGGGCTTATACTTTTGGAGGTGCTTATGTTTCAAATCGTGAAAATGAATTAGGTACGTTAGAAGCGGGAAAATTGGCTGACATCATAATACTTGATCAGAATCTTTTCTGTATTGATGAAGAGAAGATACCTGATACAAAGGTACTTATGAATGTATTTGACGGAAATATTATTTATGAAGAAAAAAAATTTAGTAGGAGGAGAATATGATTGCAGAATTCAGTAAACATTTGGATTTAAACTATACACTTGGTTTAATGGAAAAACTTATATCGTTTAAGAGTAATCCTGATTTAGGATATCGCACATCAGGTTCTACAGCAGAAATAGCAGCCGGGGATTTTCTTCATGAAGAAATGAAACGAATAGGTTTGAAAAATGTGCACAAAGAAGCTGTTGTTGTAGATAATTTTGAATTTAAACGTGCTGATATTTCATATAAAATGGCAAATGGAATTACACGAAAATTTTTGATGTCAAGTTTTCAAGCCAGGTGCTTAGCTGAGAACGAAAAGATTAAAATTGTTTATGTTAATAAGGGCAGGGATATCGATTATGAAAATATCGATGTTGAAGGTAAATACGTTCTAATCGATATCAATATGGTGGATGATTGGTGGGTTAACTGGCCGATCACTCAAGCTAAAGTAAATAAAGCAAAAGGCGTTATTGTAGTTCAAATAGGAGGTTATTGTTCGTGGTCGAAAGATACATTGGGTGTACAAGATATTTCTACGACCTGTGACCTTCCTGCATTTTCAATGACTGTCCGTGAAGCTGAACTTCTTAAAGAACAGTTAAAACTTCAAGGAGGAGAAATAGAGGCAATCTTGAATGCAGATGTGAATGTAGTAAACAATGGAATTACAAACTGCATAATAGGTGAAATTCCGGGAAAAATTGATGAAGTAATATATCTTATTGGCCATTATGATGCTTATTTTACCGCTTTTGCAGATAATTCCTCCGGTATCGGCTGTATAATGGGTATATGCAAAGCTCTAGTTGAAGATGGATATACACCGGATAGAACTTTACGCATTTGTCTACACGGGGCGGAAGAATGGGGAATTGAAGGAACTCGTTATGACTGGGCTCGAGGTGCAACAATGCTTGTACATAAACATCCCGAGTGGGGTGACAACGGATTTTTGCTGGTAAATTTAGATGGAAATTTAATCAATGGAACGGCCTCTGCTGTTAAGGTAAGAACATCATATGAAATGGTCGAAGGCATTGAAAAGCTGGGTAAAAACATTGAAGGTAATGTATATCCTTTCGGTACTTATAGTCCGATGTGGACATGGACTGAAAGTTATATGTATGCATGTCTTGGAATCCCGACTATAGAAAGTTTTTATGAAGGAGTTAATTTTTGGCCATCATATCATTCCAGTTCGGATCAAAAAGATGTAAATGATTATAGTGATGAAGTTTTTCTTTCTTCTCATATTTTGTATGGAACTATTTTACAGAAATTCGATAAACTGCCTGTGAGACCTTTGGATTTTACGGCTTTATTTGACAAAATGCTTGATGAAGTCGATGGAAAAATTATTGCTGATTCGAAATTATTATGTGAAAAAATTCTAAAAGCAAAAGAAACTGCCGTAGTTTTAAAGAAAAAAAATGATTCTTTCTCAAAAATAGATAGTGTAGCAAAAAAGTATAATAAAAAAGTAGGTAGAATTTTTTCTAAAATAGTTAACGAATTATTCGGAATTGATTGGTTCGAGCAATATAATTTTATTCATATACGTAATCAAAATAATATTCACTATTTGACTTCTGCCATCGAAAGCCTTAAAGTCGGTAACATAGAAAAAGCTATGGATGAAGATTTGAGAGGTGTCGATCTTTGTTGGTATGGTTATCATTTTGATAAACGTGTTTACGATATATTGGTTGACCAAGTTCTCGGAGAAGCTGCACCTTTTACATGGGCAAAAGGTAAAGTAACAACTATAGCCGATATGTGGAATATCGGAAGGGAACTTCAAAAATTACGAAATGAAGGCGCAACAAATTATACGGATGTTATTGCTAAGCTTGAAAAAGAGATTGAAACTCAAAAAAATGAATTGAAAGAAAAGTTTGCGGCTGAGATTAGTATTTTAGAAGAGCTTATCTGCATGATGAAAGATTGTATTGAAGATTAATTATTGTAAGGAGGAATTAGTCATGATAAAAAATAAAGCCGAATTTAAGAATCAGCATATTGAAGATATGCGAAATGCTTTTGAACATAGGGCAACATGGTTTTACTTGTTATATAAAGAAGCAAGAAAACGAGGGTTAACGGATGAATTTGCTAGATGCGCCATAAGAAAATGCGGTAATTTTCATGGAATGAATAAATTTACGCATTCTGATGATTTCGAGATATTTCACAAAGAATTTGTGAATGACAATGTCAAGCAAATTTTTCAAATGGAAGATAAGTGTGACGGAGAAAATTTGAGTGTAGACTTTCACTATTGTCCTTTGGTATCGGCATGGAAAAAGATAGGAGCATTTGATGAAGAGTTACCTATGTTATGCGATATTGCAATGGATGGCGATAGAGGAATATGTGAAACCTTAGGTTTTGATTTTAAACTCGGAAAAACAATTGCAAAAGGCGATTCA containing:
- a CDS encoding GntR family transcriptional regulator, yielding MINDKLKTMKTSLKQNAYVKIYDLVMENTITPGDIINLSDLEKYLKISRAPIRDALIELCSENVFKSIPRYGYELITLKKEDLIEMLNYRLVLECGFLEKNWKDVAACDHAILNHLLDHTRKLSNTNAVSEWQNNSVFHIGLFKLHNNSHALFSLEHTMKKMTRFFIQNYRGKWEEITKKTFSSHHENIIYAIKDNDKAKALKYLSLDIGGFKR
- a CDS encoding Na+/H+ antiporter NhaC family protein encodes the protein METMNLGFISLIPTIVMFVFVFWTKRMILSFTAATLVGAVLIGGLNFPSVWLDQLQAAWAAGTCGYLIIMLSLFGILIKLLDVSGYALEFANWLGKYANTRKKAMIITFILGWLIFVDDYLNNMAVSTAMKKICDKHRIPRTLFGFLVNCTAAPVCVLIPVSTWAVFYAGLFEENGVTVNGTGLGAYISGMPFLFYPVLLLLICFLIIIGVFPLIGITKKDNELAMKTGIVCSKEENLEGKELYADDSTGSDTMIKNNPLKFFFTMVVIVTVTLITQNVMVACMGAIATVVVIILIEKKLQLTEIFTNAFEGIASMLMVDVTIALALTLVEINKVTGMTGYVIDVLTPLLNGSIFAAIVFAFCGAYVFFAGGFWDGSMIFAPIVVPIAVALGVNPILSCMALVCAATLGSTTFVAGDAIMITSGAIEIKPYYQMLGTFPYALISYILTTICFVIAGFIIG
- a CDS encoding amidohydrolase gives rise to the protein MSIADKIFLSNAVFTGDGKLPFPGGVAIKENKILAVGNRTDILSYCGADTKKYEFGDCLIMPGICDAHGHYSMGALYDSKYFINDILYSHSEQECVAMIKSFADAHPEYDSIIGQGWFPANWNDAELPTKMSLDEIVPERPVYLASADAHTGWLNSKALDELGIDRNDLEYGKNIVLLPNGEPSGILRESAWFRLASSKTFVPADSISEEVNRDLMHRLARVGITTFCDVSGILPGVKYDTLEDMDKADELIVRINLNPSIGLDMGQQEINALRKKYNSDKLRVTGLKGVIDGVTSTYTGYLLEPYSDRPGTRGFINDTETYYEQCIINANKYGLGVRLHCIADGSVRFALDCFEKSNRINNNSRIRNSIEHIENIHPDDIARFQQLGVTASMQPRHLALDANEKIVRLGKERCKWEWPCRSILESGGIIALGTDYPVVDFNPFETIYYAVTRHGYDRKPTGINPSEKLTMSQTLRAYTFGGAYVSNRENELGTLEAGKLADIIILDQNLFCIDEEKIPDTKVLMNVFDGNIIYEEKKFSRRRI
- a CDS encoding M28 family peptidase, producing the protein MIAEFSKHLDLNYTLGLMEKLISFKSNPDLGYRTSGSTAEIAAGDFLHEEMKRIGLKNVHKEAVVVDNFEFKRADISYKMANGITRKFLMSSFQARCLAENEKIKIVYVNKGRDIDYENIDVEGKYVLIDINMVDDWWVNWPITQAKVNKAKGVIVVQIGGYCSWSKDTLGVQDISTTCDLPAFSMTVREAELLKEQLKLQGGEIEAILNADVNVVNNGITNCIIGEIPGKIDEVIYLIGHYDAYFTAFADNSSGIGCIMGICKALVEDGYTPDRTLRICLHGAEEWGIEGTRYDWARGATMLVHKHPEWGDNGFLLVNLDGNLINGTASAVKVRTSYEMVEGIEKLGKNIEGNVYPFGTYSPMWTWTESYMYACLGIPTIESFYEGVNFWPSYHSSSDQKDVNDYSDEVFLSSHILYGTILQKFDKLPVRPLDFTALFDKMLDEVDGKIIADSKLLCEKILKAKETAVVLKKKNDSFSKIDSVAKKYNKKVGRIFSKIVNELFGIDWFEQYNFIHIRNQNNIHYLTSAIESLKVGNIEKAMDEDLRGVDLCWYGYHFDKRVYDILVDQVLGEAAPFTWAKGKVTTIADMWNIGRELQKLRNEGATNYTDVIAKLEKEIETQKNELKEKFAAEISILEELICMMKDCIED
- a CDS encoding L-2-amino-thiazoline-4-carboxylic acid hydrolase; its protein translation is MIKNKAEFKNQHIEDMRNAFEHRATWFYLLYKEARKRGLTDEFARCAIRKCGNFHGMNKFTHSDDFEIFHKEFVNDNVKQIFQMEDKCDGENLSVDFHYCPLVSAWKKIGAFDEELPMLCDIAMDGDRGICETLGFDFKLGKTIAKGDSICEIRIKQKKD